One Ictalurus punctatus breed USDA103 chromosome 10, Coco_2.0, whole genome shotgun sequence genomic region harbors:
- the rpl13 gene encoding 60S ribosomal protein L13, whose product MAPSRNGMILNPHFHKDWQKRVRTWFNQPARKLRRRKARQAKARRIAPRPVAGPLRPIVRCPTVRYNTKVRAGRGFTLEELKAAGINKRVARTIGIAVDPRRRNRSTESLHVNVQRLKVYRSKLILFPRKVSAPKKGDSTEEEVKMATQLTGPVMPIKIVHKKEKARMITEEEKKFNAFANLRMARANARLFGIRAKRAKEAAEQDVEKKK is encoded by the exons ATGGCCCCCAGCCGGAATGGGATGATCCTGAACCCTCACTTCCATAAAGACTGGCAGAAGAGAGTTCGTACCTGGTTCAACCAGCCAGCCAGAAAACTCCGCAG ACGTAAGGCTCGCCAGGCGAAGGCTCGCCGCATCGCCCCTCGTCCAGTCGCCGGACCTCTGAGGCCCATCGTCAGGTGTCCGACGGTCCGCTATAACACCAAGGTCCGCGCCGGCCGGGGCTTCACCCTGGAAGAGCTGAAG GCCGCTGGCATCAACAAGAGAGTGGCCCGCACCATCGGCATCGCTGTTGACCCGCGCCGCCGCAACAGATCCACAGAGTCCCTGCACGTCAACGTCCAGAGGCTGAAGGTGTACCGCTCCAAACTTATCCTCTTCCCCAGGAAGGTGTCTGCGCCCAAGAAGGGAGACAGCACT GAGGAGGAGGTCAAGATGGCGACACAGCTCACTGGACCAGTCATGCCCATTAAGATC GTGCACAAGAAGGAGAAGGCCCGCATGATCACTGAGGAAGAGAAGAAGTTCAACGCGTTCGCCAATCTGCGCATGGCTCGTGCCAACGCCCGTCTCTTCGGCATCCGCGCCAAGAGGGCAAAGGAGGCCGCTGAGCAGGATGTAGAGAAGAAGAAATAG